The sequence below is a genomic window from Rhodococcus sp. 4CII.
GGCCGTGCCGATGAACCCCGGGTGCAGCGAATTGACCCGCACGCCCGCTTTCGCCCAGTGCAGTGCGGCGTTCTTGGTCATCGTGCGGACGGCGCCTTTCGCGGCCGCGTAGGCGACGCTGTTTCCCAGACCGCCCACGGTGCCCAGAATCGAGCACATGTTCACGATCGAACCGCCGCCGCTGCGCCCGATCAGGGGGCCGCCATGTTTCATGCCGAGCCACGTGCCGGTCTGGCCGACCCCGATCACGTGATCCCACCGTGCACGGGTTTCGTCCTCGGCCGTGGCGACGCTGCCGATGGCGGCGTTGTTGATCAGGGCGTGGAGTGCGCCGAACGACGTTTCGGTTGCGGCGAACACCGCCTCCCACTGGTCCTCGGAGGCGACGTCCAGGGCATGTGCGGCATGTCGCTCGGGCCGGGCGAGAGTGCGCAGCAGGTCGTGGCAGGCAGATTCGTCGAGATCGGTCGCGACGACGTGAGCGCCCTCGTCGGCGAGTCTGCGGAC
It includes:
- a CDS encoding SDR family NAD(P)-dependent oxidoreductase, which translates into the protein MTVGPDRLKDKVVVVTGATGGIGVEIVRRLADEGAHVVATDLDESACHDLLRTLARPERHAAHALDVASEDQWEAVFAATETSFGALHALINNAAIGSVATAEDETRARWDHVIGVGQTGTWLGMKHGGPLIGRSGGGSIVNMCSILGTVGGLGNSVAYAAAKGAVRTMTKNAALHWAKAGVRVNSLHPGFIGTAPLLERWEGSERHREMLAGTPMGRLGRGEEIAAAVAFLAGDDSSFVTGSEIYADGGWTAA